The DNA region ACCTTTTATTTCTTACTTAAATACTCACATGACATATATGCAAAACTTGTCGCAGGAACAATATCTGTCGCAACATCCGAAAGATCGCACTTATAATTGATGTCTTCAATTAAAAGATGAGCTCCATTCCAATGGATGAGTTTATCACCAGCATGAGATGAACACTTTCCAAAAACAATCATCGATGTTGCACTAGACTCATACTTGCCTTTGACGTCGTCAAATAGCTTAGAAAAGTCTGCAAGATAAACTTTGTTCTTTTCAAGTTTTGCGTTCATATTATCTAAGACCTCAACTGGTCGAGATATTTTTAACTTCAAGTCATCTTTCAATGCCTCTAAAATATTGTCTTGCCCCTCATAGAACATGACTGTAGGAGGTTGATCTCCAACAAGTTCCTTGAAAAACTTTTCAACTTTTTTCTGATCAGCAATTGAAGACATAATCATTCTAAACTTCGTATCAGCTTTATCGATTTTAATTTCATGCTCAAATTGCTTATCAATAGTCGTTACATGAGAGCTAACGAGTGCTTTATCCATGTAGGCTACTTTCAACTTTGTTTTAATCTCTTCACCACGCTCCATTAAATTATTAAGAGCTGGCTTTTCGATAAAATCACTCGCTCCATTTCTAATGGCCTTCATGGCAGCAGATGAGTCTTCACGACTAGCGGATGAAATCATAACGACAGGAGGGTGCTGGCTATTATGGTATTTGCCAAGATAACTAACCCCATCAAGTTCTGGCATATGAATATCCAAAGTCATGATATCAACTTTACCTTTATTATTTTTTAGAAATTCGTGGGCCTCAACACCATTTTTAGCTGTCCCGACAACCTCGAAACCTTTGTCCATTGAAAAGATTTTCTTCAACAGCGTTAGAACACTTGAAGAGTCATCCACACAAAGAACTCTAAGAACATCTGGTAGTTCAGCAACAGCAGGTTTTGCTGGTGCCCTTGAGATGATTTCCCTTGCACTCGGAGTTGGAGTAACTGCAGCAGGAGCTTTTTGTTCAACAAAAGATTTATCGACATAAATTGAAGGACCTACGTTTTTAATATTTAAATCAAGTCCTCCTAATGACTCCGAAATCCCGGAAAAGAGAAGTCCGCCATTTTCAAGGTATCTCATAAAATTATTTACAATAGACTTAATCTGCTCAGGTCTAAAATATATGAAAACGTTACGACAGAAAATAATATCAAATTTTTCACGACCAATTCCTGCTGAAAAATCGAGAAGATTTAAGGCCTTCCAGCGAGTTTTGTCCGTTAATGACTTCTTCGCTTTTACAAAGTCAGATATATCACCTGTTCCTCTTGCCCAGTGATCAGCAAGGTAGTTCATTGGAACCGTTTTGATTTCTCTCTTATGATAAACACCATTTTGACCAATTTTTACCGATTCAGGATCGATATCAGAACCAAGAATTTCATAACTCATTGAAGGATCTATTTTTGGTAAATAAAAATTTAAAAACATGGACAGAGAATACACTTCTTGACCACGGCTACAGGCAGCTGACCAAATTTTAATCTTTTTATCACCTCTTGCCTTAGCGCGTGAGATAATTTCTGGTAAATTCTTTTTAAGATATTCGAAGTGAGCAAACTCTCTAAAAAAGAACGTATGGTGAGTTGTTAGTAACGAAACAAGAACTTGAGATTCTGTCTTAATATTTTTATCAAGGTGTTTAAGATACTCTGCAGGATCTTTGATACTTAACTCACTCATGCGTTTTTTTACACGAGTTTGCACCATCAATGCTTGTTTCTCTTCTAGAACATTACCTGATATTTTAGCGACTATTGCAGAAACTTTTCTTACTAGATCGTTAAATTCAAAATTACTCGATTTCAAAGGTGCCGTCATAAGCTTTCCTGTAGAACGATAGGCCTTGATCCAAATAAGAATTCAAGGCCTATATATTGATCAAAAAATATTTTACTATTTACTAAGCTGCTTTTTTAACAAAAGTCTTGTCTTTAAGATCTAGAACTTTTGCTACGTCAAGAAGAACAGTTAATGAATCTTCTTTGCGGTAAACACCTTGGATGTATTCAGCATTGACTTGTGATTCAATTTCAGGAACTTCATTAATTTCATCAACCTGAAAAGCAAGAACTTTATTAATTGAATCAACAACGATTCCAAGATTCATGCCGTTAATATCTACAATGATAACAGATTCTTCACTATTATTTTCAAGAGGCTTAATTTTTAATTTTGTCCTAAGGTCTACAACGGAAATCACCTGTCCTCTTAGGTTCATGATTCCAAGAAAGTGCGCAGGGGCCTTTGGAATAGGAGTTGTTTCAGGAACAGAGATAACTTCTCTAACACTTAGTAGAGGAATTGCATAATCTTCTTCTCCTAGACTGAACTCAAGAAATCTTTGAAGTTCATAGTTAGAAGTTTCATTTTTTTCAAGTTTTGCTAAGTTTTGATCTGCCATTTTATGCCGCCTTTCCTATTAATTTATCTTTTACCGAACTTTTTTGTTTTTTCATTGATGTTGCATACAATTCATTAAGATCTAAAATGAAAGCTGGACGCCCATCACCTAGAATTGAACTTCCCATAAATCCTTTTTGATTTCTAATTTCATCACCAAGTTTTTTAATAACAACCTGTTGCTGATGGAGGATATCATCGACAAGGACTGCATAATGGAATTTGCTTGAATGAACGATAATTGCAATTTTTTCTTGCGAAATAGTATCGTCCATTTTTCTATTGAGAGTCTTACCAATGTTAAACAGAGGAAGAACTTCTCCACGAAGATTGAGACATTCTCCCATCCCCGTAATAGAGTGGATCATTTCATTAGTTGGTTTTAAAGACTCATGTACTTGAGCTAGAGGTAGAATGTACTTATCTCCACCAACGCGAACAACCATCCCTTCAATAATTGCCATTGTAAGTGGTAATACAACTCTAAAAACAGAACCAGATCCGATATTAGTAATAACTTGAACATCTCCAGAG from Halobacteriovorax sp. GB3 includes:
- a CDS encoding CheR family methyltransferase; protein product: MTAPLKSSNFEFNDLVRKVSAIVAKISGNVLEEKQALMVQTRVKKRMSELSIKDPAEYLKHLDKNIKTESQVLVSLLTTHHTFFFREFAHFEYLKKNLPEIISRAKARGDKKIKIWSAACSRGQEVYSLSMFLNFYLPKIDPSMSYEILGSDIDPESVKIGQNGVYHKREIKTVPMNYLADHWARGTGDISDFVKAKKSLTDKTRWKALNLLDFSAGIGREKFDIIFCRNVFIYFRPEQIKSIVNNFMRYLENGGLLFSGISESLGGLDLNIKNVGPSIYVDKSFVEQKAPAAVTPTPSAREIISRAPAKPAVAELPDVLRVLCVDDSSSVLTLLKKIFSMDKGFEVVGTAKNGVEAHEFLKNNKGKVDIMTLDIHMPELDGVSYLGKYHNSQHPPVVMISSASREDSSAAMKAIRNGASDFIEKPALNNLMERGEEIKTKLKVAYMDKALVSSHVTTIDKQFEHEIKIDKADTKFRMIMSSIADQKKVEKFFKELVGDQPPTVMFYEGQDNILEALKDDLKLKISRPVEVLDNMNAKLEKNKVYLADFSKLFDDVKGKYESSATSMIVFGKCSSHAGDKLIHWNGAHLLIEDINYKCDLSDVATDIVPATSFAYMSCEYLSKK
- a CDS encoding chemotaxis protein CheW, with the translated sequence MADQNLAKLEKNETSNYELQRFLEFSLGEEDYAIPLLSVREVISVPETTPIPKAPAHFLGIMNLRGQVISVVDLRTKLKIKPLENNSEESVIIVDINGMNLGIVVDSINKVLAFQVDEINEVPEIESQVNAEYIQGVYRKEDSLTVLLDVAKVLDLKDKTFVKKAA